Below is a genomic region from Vitis riparia cultivar Riparia Gloire de Montpellier isolate 1030 chromosome 16, EGFV_Vit.rip_1.0, whole genome shotgun sequence.
GAGCAAGGTCTATGGGTGGTTGCTGCTGAAATGTTATAAGGAGACACTGACAGGGACCAAAATCAGGTATGGCTTAATTTTCTATGTAgaaattaagtttcaaattagaaattagaTGTAGAAATTAAGTTTCAAATGATATTGTAGCGTACTGACTGTAGAAATTAGAAAATGACACATATAAATCCTTTCTAACTTTCTCTTTTGTGTAATATGATTCAAatataagtttcaaattttccttatatttatCTGTATCTTATTGAAATCATCTATTTTGCCTACAGAAAGCTGTTGAATAAGCCATCTGTAAATAACCAGCATCTTTCAAGTTAATAACCAGACTAAATTTAAAAGCCAGTATTCCATATCACACGCTAAATATCAGTTGATAAGTTCTATTCCAGGGATGAAATAGTTAAAGAGAACATTGTATATGAAAGaattacattttcaaaattatttcaataaaagcAAATGGATTCCCCATTACCACTTATGTTTAATAACAATTAAATTGAATCCGCACTGCAGTTCTAGcataatttatttgaataagtctggtttggatttcaaaattatgaactcttccctttttgtttttcattataAGGAATAACTAAGAATGTTAGCcaatggttttatttatttgcctTTAGGAAAAAAGATCAAACCTTTAAGAACATCCAGATGAAACAATGATGGTTCTGCACCCTTTTGAAGTAGAACCAAAGTAGATTTCCATTTATACAAATACTTAATCATGGAGTTCAATGCACCATATAGAAGGGAGCCTTGAAggaataataatttgatttctatAAATAGAAATGACCAATAATGGAGTTCAATGGAATTACATAGAAGTCTTATATagaacacaattctcccaaaaagTTAACATCTCCCACTTCTGCTAGACACCAAATGACACTGTAACTAAAATCTACCTTCTCTGTTTGTTTAGAGAGCGGGTATCCAAGAAGCAATTCAGCAGGGGACATGCTCAAAATCACAGCCTCAAGCCCAGCCCTCATAAAATTATCATTGAACTCCCCATGAACAACATCCCCCGTTGATACTTTAACTGCAACAATCCCAATTCTCACATCAAACCCACCCCCAACACCAcaatctttactattttctacACTAATCCCTTTCTCAACTACACAAACCAAGTAATTATTATAAGACCCACATTCCTCTTCCCCACCTCCCACGTCCTCTGCTGCCTCCAACGTCGCCTTTGTGTACAATGCCGATAAACCCCGGCAAAAGGGTCCCAGTTTATTCGAACCATGCGCCTTAATGGCTGCAGTTTCGGTCTGCTTAACAACACCTACCTTAAACCCTGCACTGACAAGTCTCCTCACATGGACATTTAATCGAAAAGTTGGTATGCTAGGAGTCAAGAAATTGTGATCAACATGAGCATAAATGCCCAACACCCTAGCTGCAATCTCAGCATCCTCACCAAAGAATCTATACCTATACCCAACTTCTACCATCAATAGAACATCTGGGTATTTTTGCTTTAGGTCCACGACTTGTTGCTCCAGTGGAGTGTACTTGGTGGTTGGAAGTGGGAGCTTTGTGGGTGTTGAGGAAGAAGGCTCAAGAAGCTTCTGTACGAACTTTTGGTGGAGAGAGGGGTCAATGGGGTGAGAGATTTTGGGGGCTTTGGGGTGTTTGGTGGAGGGGGACACGTGGGAGGAAGGAAGgcgtttggaaggagagaaagtGACAGTGGTGGAGATTTTCGGTGGAGGGGTTGGTGGGTTTGGGAGCGAagatggagatggagatggTGATGATGGtattgaagatgaagatgatgaagggGCTTTAGATTTGGGAGCGAAGAAACGGGAGATCACCTGCTGTTTCTGCTTTCCCATAGCGTGGTGGTGCCTTCTTCGATTGTTTCAGTTCTCATGCGGTTTGACGATTGTACTATTTCAAAGTATCGCAAGTGGAGAGCGCCAATACCTCAGTATGATGAAAACTTTTTAGGTTGACataaaaattatacttaaaagtaCGAAAGtggaaatcaaatattaaaattgggattaaaagatataaatgatacaatattaaaaaaaatatattaaatattcaagTTAAAGGTAATATAACATTTTTCACAtcacatcttttaattatttttagttattttttgaaaactattttaaaaaataattatataaacatataaaataattaaaaataaaatatcaaatatacaaattatttttaaaacatatttaaaaacattaaaaatatgttaaaaatattttaagttttaaaatggACTTTTATAgtataaaacattatagaacggttttaaaaaaatatacttaataactattttttaaaatagtcacaAATAGAACCTAAACCTTTGGTAAACAATACATATtgcttgaaaataattaaatctaaCATACCGACTATGCATACTACAGATtacattgaaaaagtttttttttttttttaaatatgtaacttttttataatttaaaattacagagttttcaaagtttcaaaGTAGTTTTTGACTTGGgataaatcatataataagatttggaaatatttttatttatttatttatttttactttttttaacaGTTTTTAGGCTATAAACA
It encodes:
- the LOC117933348 gene encoding DNA mismatch repair protein MSH3-like — its product is MGKQKQQVISRFFAPKSKAPSSSSSSIPSSPSPSPSSLPNPPTPPPKISTTVTFSPSKRLPSSHVSPSTKHPKAPKISHPIDPSLHQKFVQKLLEPSSSTPTKLPLPTTKYTPLEQQVVDLKQKYPDVLLMVEVGYRYRFFGEDAEIAARVLGIYAHVDHNFLTPSIPTFRLNVHVRRLVSAGFKVGVVKQTETAAIKAHGSNKLGPFCRGLSALYTKATLEAAEDVGGGEEECGSYNNYLVCVVEKGISVENSKDCGVGGGFDVRIGIVAVKVSTGDVVHGEFNDNFMRAGLEAVILSMSPAELLLGYPLSKQTEKLLLAYAGPASNVRVERTSRDCFSDGGALAEVMSLHENLSEDSRADHQVDNTEVMEQENHCLAIEPPTTSYVKFVSARYPLGDVVTGLIQNMPWAMWPKLPPHMPAFRK